A window from Micromonospora profundi encodes these proteins:
- a CDS encoding SDR family NAD(P)-dependent oxidoreductase gives MPFGPGAARAAVVTRVAVVTGGASGIGAAVVRTLARDSTHVVVADVDLDAAREVAAEVGGRAAQLDVTDSQAVDAFFADGQCPDVLVCSAGGALRSAALEIDDPTFGAVLDLNVGGFFRCARAAARRSIRLSRPLSIVHVGSSLAEGAATDLAHFGAAKAACASLVRTLAVEWASHGIRVNSVVPGLVRTPATAAVLASHEASLARDVPLGRVGEPDDVAGAVAYLVGADAGWVTGTAVTVDGGRRASR, from the coding sequence GTGCCGTTCGGCCCCGGCGCGGCGCGCGCTGCCGTGGTGACCCGCGTCGCCGTGGTGACCGGTGGGGCGTCGGGCATCGGAGCGGCGGTCGTCAGGACGTTGGCCCGCGACAGTACGCACGTCGTCGTCGCCGACGTCGACCTCGACGCCGCGCGCGAGGTGGCCGCCGAGGTCGGCGGTCGTGCTGCCCAGCTCGACGTCACGGACAGCCAGGCCGTCGACGCGTTCTTCGCCGACGGGCAGTGCCCCGACGTGCTGGTGTGCAGCGCGGGTGGCGCGCTGCGCAGCGCCGCGCTGGAGATCGACGATCCCACGTTCGGTGCCGTGCTGGACCTCAACGTCGGAGGCTTCTTCAGGTGCGCACGCGCCGCGGCGCGTCGGTCGATCCGGCTGTCGCGCCCGCTGAGCATCGTGCACGTCGGCTCCAGCCTGGCCGAGGGGGCGGCGACGGACCTCGCGCACTTCGGGGCCGCCAAGGCTGCCTGCGCGTCGTTGGTGCGCACCCTCGCCGTCGAGTGGGCATCGCACGGCATCCGGGTCAACTCCGTCGTCCCGGGCCTGGTCCGGACGCCCGCCACCGCAGCCGTCCTGGCCTCCCACGAGGCGTCGCTCGCCCGCGACGTGCCCCTCGGTCGGGTCGGCGAACCGGACGACGTGGCAGGGGCCGTTGCCTACCTCGTCGGGGCCGACGCGGGCTGGGTGACCGGTACCGCGGTCACCGTCGATGGCGGGCGTCGCGCGTCGCGCTGA
- a CDS encoding M15 family metallopeptidase produces the protein MRRPGRVGGAAVLALVAALGGCSHPRPDPGPAAPAPASGSPGPASASAGPSATDRLPGFVVLSDVDPRIHSDIRYATDHNFVGRPIAAYPEPLCLLTRPAAEALRRAQDAALAGGHSLKVYDCYRPQPAVDDFVAWSKSPREQQTKAEFYPRLDKDRLFADGYIGAPTAHSRGSTVDLTLVDEPPASQPPFLPGQPQVACTAPVGQRFADNSVDMGTGFDCFDTRAHTADSRVSETARTNRQLLKRLMADAGFVNYDREWWHYRFRDEPYPDTFFAAPVARSSVG, from the coding sequence GTGCGCAGGCCAGGCCGGGTGGGCGGCGCCGCCGTGCTCGCGCTCGTCGCGGCACTGGGCGGCTGCTCGCACCCGCGCCCCGACCCGGGGCCGGCGGCTCCCGCGCCGGCGTCGGGAAGCCCGGGACCGGCGTCGGCGAGCGCCGGGCCGTCCGCCACGGACCGGCTGCCGGGGTTCGTGGTGCTGAGCGACGTCGACCCGCGCATCCACAGCGACATCAGGTACGCCACCGACCACAACTTCGTGGGTCGGCCGATCGCCGCGTACCCGGAGCCGCTGTGCCTGCTGACCCGGCCGGCAGCCGAGGCGCTGCGCCGGGCACAGGACGCCGCGCTCGCCGGTGGGCACAGCCTCAAGGTGTACGACTGCTACCGCCCGCAGCCGGCGGTGGACGACTTCGTGGCCTGGTCGAAGAGTCCGCGTGAGCAGCAGACCAAGGCCGAGTTCTATCCGCGACTGGACAAGGACCGGCTCTTCGCCGACGGCTACATCGGCGCGCCCACGGCGCACAGCCGTGGCAGCACCGTGGACCTGACCCTTGTCGACGAGCCGCCGGCCAGCCAGCCTCCGTTCCTGCCGGGGCAGCCGCAGGTCGCCTGCACAGCGCCGGTCGGGCAACGGTTCGCCGACAACAGCGTCGACATGGGCACCGGTTTCGACTGCTTCGACACGCGGGCGCACACGGCCGACAGCCGCGTCAGCGAGACGGCGCGTACCAACCGCCAACTGTTGAAGCGGCTGATGGCCGACGCCGGGTTCGTCAACTACGACCGCGAGTGGTGGCACTACAGGTTCCGCGACGAGCCGTACCCGGACACGTTCTTCGCCGCCCCGGTGGCGCGCTCGTCGGTGGGCTGA